One window from the genome of [Clostridium] celerecrescens 18A encodes:
- a CDS encoding doubled motif LPXTG anchor domain-containing protein yields the protein MKKVRGKFRRSLAGFLAFCVTATSFNTVSWADVGNALDTKNVTFIMSGEDLKDSAQAAVDEGNTLGFDDLGITSEEGTSKEYKKLFEGGSVYEFMPSYDTDEEETADGALLRMFIQVKDQTEGYQLTGNEKIIFLYINDSEGTIKYRTDIDGYLTEKVSVKGNSFLLEKEIAVPGGNGKGDNQPPGKGASEEETTAPEETPDDIPDTTIAPSETEENTESAVVPEEATKAPEETVDETPDETSAPDESKVNTEVSAAPEEVSESKEQNSDHGSEVSESKEPADENTDAAAEQISMSRHLVHVLTAPVGDTVSDETATPGNASETVEEGEKNESDSQNNTNKATKGEEYRSVIVDDSYYAKAYVVTLKDLTAVQKDGLTLIVNHHAYYNDEEKVETETLTGFEAGEEVFAKDYSWNKDTLEYLGGPQDHIIIGEQEENKLDLYYEEIVPDKEEEDVVVQPKSYSALRARSAFSLLSEDSTTPGMVFPTKTAQWVDENNGIAKIEFSIFGNPIRQGSDVVLVIDSSGSMSGKKWTLAVNAAKAFITNLYKPQDGVDSDNRLAIVDFDSSAARYPSGSGDSFIKADDTIRVNQSTYTAAKYFTNYVLASRMSAKGGTNYDVAFEKAEEAINGRSDSSRPAYVVFMSDGEPRDNEWSPYRTGEAGAERLRNDGVTIYSLGLDIGNLAFNRFIMPLASDPKNTYAKNIKDINQLPDVYNNIASSIKIAGTNAVITDVINTDAFDIVTDYNGGTWYDASTGTAAKSADGRTVTWDFGNISENMETLTIYIRVKKNVQGGTSPYTNKNADVTYKDPNYVIKTKNIPNPRLPVGDVGNITRNYYLVNKDGYPISSTEASGQIVDFNKRVVLGTDLYESDSLPFGTYAVSAPAEIQYEDSKYQYVAASAGTGKNGSPNPSDVSLNAQNKAVNLYFGYQLISDVTVTFDGNGGTPSVSTVTIPRDTALGDKLAKATRDDDYIFMGWNTSPDGKGDALTEKTIVSENKTVYAQWKAKTTVVITADQVIKTYNGLQQSVDGSSFTTSGLPAGYTLTGITAVGSGKDVKDSGYPIILSGSPKILNDSGNNVTNQFKFTTVSGKLTIEPKTAAIEVNDASKPYGTSDPIFNGTVYGLIDQNDLGSVLYTRSNPGIEAVGRYPNVIVPAYIENHNYTVTVKNGSFEIKTASFENASLTGNGGTWEYDGVPHAAGATLENAPGYTIFYRVGAGPWTTTAPSVTNVSEGVKTVQVKAARTGYVDLYASDIAIKITPKEAAIKVKNSYKQFDQPDPEFKGMVSGLINDADLGTVTYSRTNSEEGVGKYQEVLNANYIPNDNYTVTVMKGDFEIKLAKDPDVDLKIKGGSWPYDGKVHKVSLDVFDGIFAKLQKYKIEYSIDKGENWSEDIPSVKNVDDGTMTVIARGTRTGYEDLVSNEITLSITPKEVTITVEDASKPFDQPDPAFTGNSSGLVTDGDLGTISYVRTNNAEGVDVYPGVLNAKYTENSNYEVTVIPGTFEIKTASMEGAKVSITGGEWPYDGNSHTITADIENADGYVVYYQAGNEEWTTIPPSILNVQEGTVIVSVKAVKPGYETLTAEPVEIKIIPKAVAITITDAWKYYGSADPVFGGTGPELVNAGDLGTIRYVRINQAEDVGEYEEVLDARYQENPNYSVTVTKGNFEIRTAAMEGAELTGEGGEWIYDGTAHEAKGLLKKADGYTIYYKTPDSDWSMTPSSVTNVSEGTVTVSVKAVKRGYVDLIADDVTLKINPKEASIKVDSIWKFYGETDPAFTGTPDGLINSGDLGEIIYMRTDNGEDVKKYPGVLDAAFTKNSNYTVTITKGDFEIKTASIPNASVVGAGGDWVYDGAPHAAEAKLNNADGYTVYYKAGNGDWSTAPPSVMNVSDGLVTVSVKAERTGYEPLTSKDITLKINAKPVTITADNSSKNFGEKDPVFTGMVDGLINQNDLGNVIYIRSNEGEESVAFYGNVIVPAYTANNNYIVTEKYGNFEIKTASIPNASVEGIGGEWVYDGSSHAAGAELKNAPDYTVFYKLGDGKWTETAPRVANVSDGPLAVYIKAVRTGYVTLEAEPVIIRVTPKEATIKVDNNWKYFDLTDPVFDGKVSGLVNSTDLGIVSYIRTNDDEGVGKYQAVLSAQYTSNSNYNVTINKGDFEIRSAKDPDVTLKIKGGSWPYDGKAHKASLDVFDGILTKLQKYKIEYSIDKGENWSGDAPSVKNVDDGTLTVVARGTRTGYEDLVSNEVTLSITPKAVTITVDDSSKSFDQPDPVFTGNLNGLVTEGDLGTISYVRTNDAEGVDVYPGVLNAKYTENANYEVTVIPGTFEIKTASMEGAKVSIAGGEWTYDGNSHAITAGIENADGYVIYYKAGNKGWTTTPPGITNVKEGTVTVSVKAVKPGYETLTAEPVEIKIIPKAVTIAVADAWKYYGSDDPAFGGPGPELVNAGDLGTISYVRTNHAEDTGNYEEVLDARYDMNPNYSVTVTKGNFEIRKATMEGAELTAEGGKWIYDGTAHKANGLLDHADGYTIYYKVGEGDWSITPPSVTNVSEGLMTVSVKATRNGYEDLNADDVTLQIIPKAIAIHVNSSSRFYDQPDPVFTGTVDPLVNEGDLGSISYIRTNKENDVAVYTGVLDAEFTENMNYTVTVVKGNFEIKTATMEGAGLTAEGGEWTYDGVSHEAKGLLNHADGYTIYYRTGDGEWSTAPPRVTNVSDGTVTVSVKAVRVGYEDLTADDVTLKINAKDAVITANHTFKYYDDADPEFSGTVDGLISQMDLGNITYIRSNGAEAVGSYPNVIVPVYTENSNYIVTAKNGNFEIRTASLENASLTGTGGTWEYDGAPHAAGSTLENAPGYTTFYKTGDGEWTETPPSVTNVSEGVVTVQIKATRPGYVDLEAKAVSIRVAAKDITIRVDNKSKEYGTADPEFTGQADSLVTEGDLGTIHYHRLEADQKKEDASDQITLTASYNTNENYKVTVINGELKIHAANNNGVSVAGQTVTYDGHAYGLNDAAALKAGSTLLYSLDQVTFSEKKPAFTDAGTYFVYVKAQNPNYAETDVVKGTVTINRRPVTIAADSAEKRYDGTVLSANTAKITHGQLAEGQSLKSVLLTGAQKSVGSSDNIASDAVITSGDLDVTVNYEITYVAGRLTVTYVSSGGGNSGGGGNSGGSSPNKNRPFVPGGPGDNLLTITPDAVPLSNLPVENDIETSLLIIDDGNIPLAGLPKTGDKMHVQGLVALLSGFLLAAYAALSSRNKRENR from the coding sequence ATGAAAAAAGTGAGAGGTAAATTCAGGCGAAGCCTGGCAGGTTTCCTTGCTTTCTGTGTAACCGCTACATCATTTAATACGGTGTCATGGGCGGATGTAGGAAATGCGTTAGATACTAAAAATGTTACATTTATAATGTCCGGAGAGGATCTAAAGGATTCTGCTCAGGCGGCGGTTGATGAAGGAAATACACTGGGTTTTGATGATCTAGGCATTACTTCAGAAGAAGGCACATCAAAGGAATATAAGAAATTATTTGAAGGTGGTTCCGTATATGAATTCATGCCTTCTTATGATACGGATGAGGAAGAAACCGCTGACGGAGCGCTTTTGAGGATGTTTATCCAAGTGAAGGATCAAACGGAAGGATATCAGCTTACCGGAAATGAAAAAATAATCTTTCTGTACATAAATGATTCAGAAGGAACTATAAAATACCGTACTGATATTGATGGATATTTAACAGAAAAAGTTTCCGTTAAAGGAAATTCTTTTTTACTGGAAAAGGAAATAGCGGTACCAGGCGGGAATGGAAAGGGAGATAATCAGCCCCCCGGGAAAGGAGCTTCGGAAGAAGAAACGACTGCTCCAGAAGAAACACCGGATGATATACCGGATACAACAATTGCGCCGAGTGAAACCGAAGAGAACACAGAGTCTGCCGTTGTACCAGAGGAAGCAACTAAGGCTCCAGAAGAAACAGTGGATGAAACACCTGATGAAACGTCAGCTCCGGATGAAAGTAAAGTGAATACGGAGGTGTCCGCAGCGCCAGAAGAAGTGTCGGAGAGCAAGGAGCAGAATTCTGACCATGGCTCAGAGGTTAGTGAGTCTAAGGAACCTGCCGATGAAAATACGGATGCCGCAGCAGAACAGATCTCCATGTCCCGTCATTTGGTGCATGTATTGACAGCTCCTGTTGGAGATACTGTTTCTGATGAAACTGCTACACCGGGTAATGCCAGCGAAACAGTGGAGGAAGGGGAGAAAAACGAATCTGACTCTCAAAATAACACAAATAAAGCAACTAAGGGAGAAGAATACAGAAGTGTTATCGTGGATGACTCTTATTATGCTAAGGCTTATGTTGTAACCTTAAAGGACTTAACGGCAGTTCAAAAAGACGGTCTTACACTTATCGTTAATCATCACGCTTATTATAATGATGAGGAGAAGGTGGAAACCGAGACCTTAACAGGATTTGAGGCAGGAGAAGAGGTCTTTGCCAAAGATTATAGCTGGAATAAGGATACGTTAGAATATTTGGGAGGTCCCCAGGATCATATCATAATCGGGGAACAGGAAGAGAACAAGCTTGATCTTTATTATGAAGAAATTGTTCCGGATAAGGAAGAGGAAGATGTGGTGGTGCAGCCCAAATCCTATTCGGCTTTAAGAGCCAGATCCGCTTTCAGCCTTCTTAGCGAAGACAGTACAACACCTGGAATGGTATTTCCAACAAAAACTGCTCAATGGGTAGATGAAAACAATGGAATCGCAAAAATTGAATTTTCCATATTTGGAAATCCAATTCGCCAGGGCAGCGATGTTGTATTAGTAATAGACAGTTCCGGAAGTATGTCTGGTAAAAAGTGGACGTTGGCCGTAAATGCAGCCAAAGCATTTATCACGAATTTATATAAGCCGCAAGATGGTGTAGACTCAGATAACCGCTTGGCGATTGTTGATTTTGATTCCAGTGCGGCAAGGTATCCATCAGGATCCGGAGATTCTTTCATAAAGGCAGACGATACCATCAGGGTCAATCAATCGACGTATACTGCTGCTAAATATTTTACGAATTATGTCTTGGCTTCGAGAATGTCTGCTAAAGGCGGTACAAATTATGATGTAGCTTTTGAAAAAGCAGAAGAGGCAATTAATGGGCGCAGTGATTCATCAAGGCCTGCGTATGTTGTATTTATGAGTGATGGGGAACCAAGGGATAATGAGTGGAGCCCTTACCGTACAGGAGAAGCAGGAGCGGAAAGGCTGAGAAACGATGGTGTTACGATCTATTCTCTGGGACTTGATATTGGAAATTTAGCTTTTAACCGCTTTATCATGCCATTAGCCAGCGATCCGAAGAACACTTATGCTAAAAATATTAAAGATATTAACCAGCTTCCAGACGTATATAACAATATTGCAAGCTCCATTAAAATAGCAGGTACAAATGCTGTGATCACAGACGTAATCAATACAGACGCATTTGATATTGTCACAGATTACAATGGTGGTACATGGTATGATGCGTCTACAGGAACTGCAGCCAAATCAGCGGACGGCCGTACCGTTACATGGGATTTCGGAAATATTTCAGAAAATATGGAAACCTTGACGATTTATATCCGAGTGAAAAAAAACGTACAGGGCGGCACATCACCGTATACGAATAAGAATGCGGATGTGACTTATAAGGATCCCAATTATGTAATAAAAACGAAAAATATACCTAACCCCCGTTTACCAGTGGGAGATGTAGGAAATATCACAAGGAATTACTATCTGGTAAATAAAGATGGATATCCTATCAGCTCCACCGAAGCATCAGGCCAGATCGTTGACTTTAACAAACGGGTGGTATTAGGAACCGATTTATATGAAAGCGATTCGCTGCCTTTTGGAACCTACGCTGTTTCTGCTCCGGCAGAGATTCAATATGAAGACAGCAAATATCAGTACGTTGCCGCCAGTGCAGGTACTGGTAAGAATGGATCACCCAATCCGTCCGATGTCAGCTTAAACGCCCAGAATAAGGCCGTTAATCTATATTTTGGCTATCAGTTAATTTCAGATGTTACGGTAACATTTGACGGAAATGGAGGAACTCCTTCTGTCAGCACTGTTACAATTCCGAGGGATACAGCACTTGGAGATAAGCTTGCTAAGGCGACAAGGGATGATGACTATATTTTCATGGGTTGGAATACCTCTCCTGATGGAAAAGGAGACGCTCTGACGGAAAAAACGATCGTATCTGAGAATAAGACTGTTTATGCACAGTGGAAGGCTAAGACCACAGTGGTTATTACTGCGGATCAAGTGATTAAAACTTACAACGGCCTGCAGCAGTCTGTTGATGGGTCTTCCTTCACTACAAGCGGTCTTCCGGCAGGTTATACATTGACTGGTATTACGGCAGTGGGTTCGGGAAAGGATGTAAAGGACAGCGGTTATCCCATCATCCTTTCCGGCAGTCCCAAGATCCTGAATGATAGCGGAAATAATGTAACAAATCAGTTTAAGTTTACTACGGTTTCAGGCAAACTGACGATTGAACCGAAGACAGCAGCCATTGAAGTAAACGATGCCTCCAAGCCCTATGGAACCTCAGATCCCATATTCAACGGAACCGTATACGGTCTGATCGACCAAAATGATCTTGGCAGCGTCTTATATACGAGAAGTAATCCAGGGATTGAGGCAGTAGGAAGATATCCAAATGTCATTGTGCCGGCGTATATAGAGAATCACAATTATACCGTTACAGTGAAAAATGGATCCTTTGAGATCAAGACAGCATCGTTTGAAAATGCTTCCTTAACAGGAAATGGCGGTACCTGGGAATATGACGGAGTACCTCATGCGGCAGGAGCAACACTTGAGAATGCACCTGGTTATACTATTTTCTATCGGGTAGGAGCTGGACCGTGGACTACGACCGCTCCAAGTGTCACCAATGTATCAGAGGGAGTGAAAACCGTTCAAGTAAAGGCGGCAAGAACGGGATATGTAGACCTGTATGCAAGTGATATAGCGATCAAGATAACTCCGAAGGAAGCAGCCATAAAGGTAAAAAACAGCTACAAGCAATTTGACCAGCCGGATCCTGAATTTAAAGGTATGGTAAGCGGCCTTATTAATGACGCAGACTTAGGTACAGTCACTTATTCCAGAACCAATTCTGAAGAAGGGGTGGGTAAGTACCAAGAGGTTTTAAATGCAAACTATATCCCAAATGACAATTACACTGTAACTGTTATGAAAGGAGATTTTGAGATCAAGTTAGCGAAGGATCCGGATGTGGACTTAAAGATTAAGGGCGGAAGCTGGCCCTATGATGGAAAGGTTCACAAGGTATCGCTGGATGTATTCGATGGGATCTTTGCGAAACTTCAGAAATACAAGATTGAATACAGTATAGACAAAGGTGAGAATTGGTCCGAAGATATTCCAAGTGTAAAAAATGTAGATGATGGAACCATGACAGTAATTGCCAGAGGAACAAGGACTGGATATGAGGACTTAGTATCAAATGAAATAACCTTGAGCATCACTCCCAAAGAAGTCACCATTACCGTAGAAGATGCTTCCAAACCGTTTGATCAGCCGGATCCGGCGTTCACAGGAAATTCAAGCGGTCTTGTGACAGATGGTGACCTTGGAACTATCAGCTATGTGAGAACCAATAACGCAGAAGGAGTCGATGTATATCCGGGCGTTCTGAATGCAAAATACACAGAGAACTCCAACTATGAAGTAACTGTTATCCCGGGAACCTTTGAAATTAAAACAGCTTCCATGGAAGGGGCAAAAGTAAGTATTACAGGCGGTGAATGGCCCTATGACGGAAATTCACATACAATAACCGCTGACATAGAGAATGCGGACGGCTACGTAGTCTACTACCAGGCAGGTAATGAAGAGTGGACGACAATACCACCGAGCATATTAAACGTTCAGGAAGGAACCGTAATCGTATCTGTAAAGGCTGTAAAGCCCGGATATGAGACCCTTACTGCAGAGCCGGTAGAAATAAAGATTATTCCCAAGGCTGTGGCCATTACCATAACAGATGCCTGGAAGTATTATGGCAGCGCTGATCCGGTCTTTGGCGGAACTGGGCCGGAACTGGTAAATGCAGGAGATTTAGGGACGATCCGCTATGTGAGAATTAATCAGGCGGAAGATGTAGGGGAGTATGAGGAAGTTTTAGATGCCAGGTACCAGGAGAATCCCAATTATTCGGTTACTGTTACTAAGGGAAACTTTGAGATCAGGACTGCAGCCATGGAAGGTGCTGAACTGACAGGAGAAGGCGGCGAGTGGATCTATGATGGCACGGCCCATGAAGCAAAGGGTTTGTTAAAGAAGGCGGACGGTTATACCATTTACTACAAAACCCCAGACAGCGACTGGAGCATGACACCTTCAAGCGTGACCAACGTGTCCGAGGGAACGGTAACTGTTTCTGTTAAGGCAGTAAAGAGAGGCTATGTAGATCTGATTGCAGATGATGTGACTCTTAAGATCAATCCCAAGGAGGCTTCCATTAAGGTAGATAGTATCTGGAAATTCTATGGAGAGACAGATCCTGCGTTCACCGGAACACCAGACGGCCTTATAAATTCCGGAGATCTTGGAGAAATCATATACATGAGAACCGATAATGGGGAAGATGTAAAGAAATATCCGGGAGTTCTGGACGCAGCATTTACAAAGAATTCCAACTACACCGTAACTATAACAAAGGGTGATTTTGAAATTAAGACAGCATCGATTCCCAACGCTTCCGTAGTAGGAGCCGGCGGAGATTGGGTGTATGACGGAGCCCCTCATGCGGCTGAAGCAAAGCTTAACAATGCGGATGGTTATACCGTATATTACAAGGCTGGAAATGGTGACTGGAGTACCGCGCCACCAAGCGTGATGAATGTATCCGATGGACTGGTTACCGTATCCGTGAAAGCGGAAAGAACCGGTTATGAACCCCTGACATCAAAGGATATAACTCTTAAGATCAATGCAAAGCCAGTAACCATCACGGCAGATAATTCCTCCAAGAACTTTGGTGAAAAGGATCCTGTATTCACAGGAATGGTAGATGGTCTGATAAACCAGAACGATCTTGGAAATGTCATCTACATAAGAAGTAATGAGGGGGAAGAAAGCGTAGCATTTTATGGGAATGTAATTGTACCGGCTTATACTGCAAATAACAATTACATTGTAACTGAGAAGTATGGGAACTTTGAAATCAAGACAGCATCAATTCCTAACGCTTCCGTAGAAGGAATCGGAGGAGAGTGGGTGTATGACGGATCGTCTCATGCAGCAGGAGCAGAGCTTAAGAATGCACCTGACTATACTGTTTTCTATAAGCTGGGAGATGGTAAGTGGACAGAAACAGCACCACGCGTAGCCAATGTATCCGATGGTCCATTAGCCGTTTATATAAAGGCAGTCAGAACGGGATATGTGACTCTGGAAGCAGAACCAGTCATTATCAGGGTAACGCCAAAGGAAGCAACTATAAAGGTTGATAATAACTGGAAATACTTTGACTTGACGGATCCGGTTTTTGACGGTAAGGTAAGCGGTCTTGTGAACAGCACAGATTTGGGTATAGTCAGTTATATCAGAACCAATGATGATGAGGGAGTAGGTAAGTATCAAGCGGTTCTAAGTGCTCAATACACTTCAAATAGTAACTACAACGTAACTATTAATAAAGGCGATTTCGAGATCCGGTCAGCCAAGGATCCGGATGTGACTTTAAAAATCAAAGGCGGAAGCTGGCCCTATGATGGAAAGGCTCACAAGGCATCACTGGATGTATTCGATGGAATCCTGACGAAACTGCAGAAATACAAGATCGAATACAGTATAGACAAAGGTGAGAACTGGTCCGGGGATGCTCCAAGTGTAAAAAATGTAGATGATGGAACCCTGACAGTGGTTGCCAGAGGAACAAGGACTGGATATGAGGACTTAGTATCAAATGAAGTAACCCTAAGCATCACTCCCAAAGCAGTCACCATTACCGTAGATGATTCTTCTAAATCGTTTGACCAGCCGGACCCGGTGTTCACAGGAAATTTAAATGGTCTTGTGACAGAGGGAGACCTGGGAACAATCAGCTATGTGAGAACCAATGATGCAGAAGGAGTCGATGTATATCCGGGCGTTCTGAATGCAAAATACACAGAGAACGCCAACTATGAGGTAACCGTTATTCCGGGAACCTTTGAAATTAAAACAGCTTCCATGGAAGGTGCGAAAGTAAGTATTGCAGGCGGTGAATGGACTTATGACGGAAATTCACATGCAATAACTGCCGGTATAGAGAATGCGGACGGTTACGTAATCTACTACAAGGCAGGAAATAAAGGGTGGACGACAACACCTCCGGGCATAACCAATGTTAAGGAAGGCACTGTAACCGTATCTGTGAAGGCTGTAAAGCCCGGATATGAGACCCTTACTGCGGAGCCGGTAGAAATAAAGATTATTCCCAAAGCTGTGACCATTGCCGTAGCAGATGCCTGGAAATATTATGGCAGCGATGACCCGGCCTTTGGCGGACCCGGACCAGAACTTGTTAATGCAGGAGATTTGGGGACGATCAGCTATGTGAGAACAAATCATGCGGAAGATACAGGGAATTATGAGGAAGTTTTAGATGCCAGGTATGATATGAATCCCAATTATTCGGTTACTGTTACTAAGGGAAATTTTGAGATCAGGAAGGCAACCATGGAAGGTGCTGAACTGACGGCAGAAGGCGGCAAGTGGATTTATGACGGAACGGCCCATAAAGCAAACGGATTATTGGATCATGCAGATGGCTATACCATTTATTACAAAGTTGGTGAAGGTGACTGGAGCATCACACCACCAAGTGTGACCAACGTATCGGAAGGGCTAATGACAGTATCTGTAAAAGCAACGAGAAACGGTTATGAGGATCTGAACGCAGATGATGTAACACTTCAGATCATTCCCAAAGCAATTGCCATTCATGTGAATAGCAGCTCCAGGTTTTATGATCAGCCGGATCCAGTCTTTACTGGAACCGTAGATCCCCTTGTTAATGAAGGAGATTTGGGATCAATCAGCTATATCAGAACAAACAAGGAGAATGACGTGGCTGTATACACGGGAGTTCTGGATGCTGAGTTTACAGAAAATATGAACTATACCGTAACCGTTGTAAAGGGCAATTTTGAGATCAAGACCGCAACTATGGAAGGCGCAGGCCTTACAGCAGAAGGCGGAGAATGGACTTATGACGGAGTTTCCCATGAAGCAAAGGGCTTATTGAATCATGCAGATGGCTATACCATTTATTACAGGACCGGAGACGGTGAATGGAGTACCGCGCCGCCAAGGGTGACCAATGTATCAGATGGAACGGTGACAGTATCTGTGAAAGCAGTGAGAGTCGGTTACGAGGATTTGACCGCAGATGATGTGACGCTGAAAATAAATGCAAAAGATGCAGTTATCACAGCAAATCATACATTTAAGTACTATGATGATGCAGATCCTGAATTCTCTGGAACGGTGGATGGCCTGATCAGCCAGATGGATCTGGGAAATATCACTTATATAAGAAGCAATGGAGCTGAGGCGGTAGGAAGCTATCCGAATGTCATTGTACCGGTGTATACAGAGAATAGCAATTATATTGTAACTGCGAAGAATGGAAACTTTGAGATCAGAACAGCATCGCTTGAAAATGCTTCCTTAACAGGAACAGGCGGTACCTGGGAATATGACGGAGCTCCCCATGCGGCAGGGTCGACCCTAGAGAATGCACCTGGTTACACAACATTCTACAAGACTGGAGACGGCGAATGGACGGAAACCCCGCCAAGCGTAACCAATGTATCAGAAGGAGTTGTAACTGTCCAGATAAAGGCAACTCGGCCTGGATACGTGGATCTGGAAGCGAAAGCCGTAAGCATCAGGGTGGCAGCAAAGGATATAACCATCCGGGTAGACAATAAGAGCAAGGAGTACGGTACGGCAGATCCGGAGTTTACCGGCCAGGCTGACAGTCTGGTTACGGAAGGGGACTTAGGAACGATTCATTATCACAGGCTTGAGGCAGACCAAAAGAAAGAAGATGCCTCTGATCAGATAACATTAACAGCTTCTTATAACACAAATGAAAACTACAAGGTTACTGTTATTAACGGGGAATTGAAGATCCATGCTGCGAATAATAACGGAGTAAGTGTTGCCGGGCAGACAGTGACCTATGACGGCCACGCATACGGCTTAAATGATGCAGCAGCGCTAAAGGCTGGGTCGACCTTATTATACTCTCTGGACCAGGTAACGTTCAGCGAGAAAAAGCCGGCCTTTACAGATGCAGGAACTTACTTTGTATATGTAAAAGCCCAAAATCCAAACTATGCAGAAACAGATGTTGTGAAAGGTACGGTGACAATTAACAGGAGGCCGGTCACTATTGCTGCGGACAGTGCGGAAAAGAGGTATGATGGAACTGTTCTAAGTGCCAATACTGCTAAAATCACCCATGGACAGCTGGCAGAGGGCCAAAGCTTGAAGAGCGTTCTCTTGACAGGAGCTCAGAAATCGGTTGGCAGCAGTGACAATATCGCCAGCGATGCGGTGATTACATCCGGGGACCTTGATGTAACGGTGAACTATGAGATCACCTACGTTGCAGGCAGACTGACAGTGACCTATGTAAGCAGTGGCGGCGGTAACAGCGGAGGAGGCGGTAACAGCGGAGGATCCTCTCCGAATAAGAATCGTCCCTTTGTACCGGGAGGTCCGGGTGATAACCTTTTGACAATCACCCCTGATGCGGTACCATTATCAAATCTGCCGGTTGAGAATGACATAGAAACCAGCCTTCTGATAATTGATGACGGCAATATTCCGTTAGCAGGTCTGCCAAAGACAGGTGACAAAATGCATGTACAGGGACTTGTAGCATTATTGTCAGGATTCCTTCTGGCAGCTTATGCGGCATTAAGCAGCAGGAACAAGAGGGAGAACCGGTAA
- the xdhB gene encoding xanthine dehydrogenase subunit XdhB — MYDIKEIYKPSNLQETLDIMAGNQDGIIISGGTDVLIRLKERKLKECRLISIHNLKELQGISYNESSNDIIIYPGTCFEDIHGNNVIEKYCYCLWQASDEVGSPQIRTVATIGGNVCNGAVSAESAPSLLVMNAELELTNIKHDDVHKGSENVLSHSRRNVPIREFFTGPGKTVLEKGKELLTAINIPAPPDGSGSYYIKFGTRNALEISTLGCAVFVTLNESQNAFEDFRIAFGVAAPTPIRCTQIEGKVKGLPLSRETLKFIGNEVLKEVNPRDSWRASKQLRIQLIRELSQRATEGAVKNAGGAIID; from the coding sequence ATGTATGATATTAAGGAAATCTACAAGCCATCCAATTTACAAGAGACACTTGACATAATGGCAGGTAATCAGGATGGAATCATTATTTCCGGCGGAACGGATGTTTTAATCAGGCTGAAGGAACGTAAGCTTAAAGAATGCAGGCTTATCAGCATACATAATCTAAAAGAATTACAGGGGATATCATATAATGAATCATCTAATGATATTATAATTTACCCGGGAACCTGTTTTGAAGACATTCATGGCAACAATGTGATAGAGAAATATTGCTACTGTCTATGGCAGGCATCCGATGAAGTAGGAAGTCCGCAAATCCGGACCGTTGCGACGATAGGAGGCAATGTCTGTAATGGGGCTGTCAGCGCTGAGAGTGCGCCTTCCCTTCTGGTAATGAACGCCGAACTGGAATTAACTAATATAAAACATGATGACGTTCATAAAGGTTCGGAAAACGTTTTATCTCATTCCAGGCGGAATGTACCAATCAGGGAGTTTTTCACGGGGCCTGGAAAGACCGTATTAGAGAAGGGTAAAGAATTATTAACAGCAATTAATATCCCGGCGCCTCCCGATGGAAGCGGAAGCTATTATATAAAATTTGGAACCCGCAATGCGTTGGAAATATCTACTTTGGGCTGTGCAGTATTTGTGACTCTTAATGAATCCCAAAATGCCTTTGAAGACTTTCGGATTGCATTTGGTGTTGCAGCTCCGACTCCGATACGCTGTACGCAGATCGAGGGGAAGGTAAAGGGGCTTCCTTTATCCAGGGAAACTTTGAAATTCATTGGGAATGAAGTTCTAAAAGAAGTAAATCCCAGAGACAGTTGGAGAGCATCCAAACAACTTAGAATACAATTAATCAGGGAATTAAGCCAGCGCGCCACGGAAGGTGCTGTTAAGAATGCGGGAGGTGCTATCATTGATTAA
- the xdhC gene encoding xanthine dehydrogenase subunit XdhC, with the protein MIKVIHMKVNGKQVELGVDDRECLTDTLRNRLGLTSVKKGCEAGECGACTVLIDGKATNSCIYLTVWAEGRDIVTVEGIKGENENLHPVQQAFVDEAAIQCGFCTPGLILTAVEIVGSGKKYTRDELRKLISGHLCRCTGYENILNAVEKVAGLEKK; encoded by the coding sequence TTGATTAAGGTCATACATATGAAAGTTAATGGAAAACAGGTGGAGCTGGGAGTTGATGACAGGGAGTGTCTGACGGATACCCTTCGAAACCGTTTAGGACTTACGAGCGTTAAGAAAGGCTGCGAGGCCGGTGAGTGCGGTGCATGTACCGTGCTCATAGACGGAAAGGCCACCAACAGCTGTATTTATCTTACGGTGTGGGCAGAAGGACGGGACATTGTCACTGTGGAAGGAATCAAAGGGGAGAATGAGAACCTGCATCCGGTTCAGCAGGCTTTTGTAGATGAGGCTGCAATTCAATGCGGATTCTGCACACCAGGACTGATCCTGACGGCCGTTGAGATTGTGGGATCAGGAAAAAAATACACGCGGGATGAACTTCGTAAGCTTATTTCTGGTCATTTGTGCCGCTGTACAGGATATGAGAATATTCTTAATGCGGTTGAAAAAGTAGCCGGGCTGGAAAAGAAATAG